The following are encoded in a window of Nocardioides houyundeii genomic DNA:
- a CDS encoding DNA gyrase/topoisomerase IV subunit B yields the protein MAAPTDTSYNAAHLLVLEGLEAVRKRPGMYIGSTDTRGLMHCLWELIDNGVDEALAGAAHRVEVTLHADDSVEVIDDGRGIPTDKEPKTGLPGVEVVATKLHAGGKFGGGSYVATGGLHGVGLSVVNALSSRMDIDVDRSPAQQGLSFQRGVPGVFEGEGPQAGFTARSGLTRKGRRVAKGRTGTTVRFWPDRQIFTRDATFVFEDLVTRARQTSYIVPGLELVIRDMRGDQPVEEKFRHDGGISEFAEFLSVGEPVTDVLRLQGSETFKETVPLLDDKGHMTPQEVTRELGVDVALRWTMGYDTEVRSYVNVIATPKGGTHVSGFEQAVTKTFNDVMRATKALKVGDQDVIKDDVLEGLTAVVTVRLAEPQFEGQTKEILGTPAARAIVRKVVSSELKAFLTSTKRGEKSQAKLVMDKVVGASKTRIAARQHKETQRRKNALESSALPAKLADCRSGDNERTELFIVEGDSALGTAKMARDSEYQALLPIRGKILNVQKASVTDMLKNTECAAIIQVVGAGSGRSFDLEARRYGRIIFMADADSDGAHIRCLLATLFFKYMPDLLTAGRVYTAVPPLHRIELTNPRKSMDKYVYTYSDDELHRRLAELKKKNLGYKDPPQRYKGLGEMDADQLQETTMDPRHRTLRRLTVDDAAIAADVFELLMGSDVAPRKEFIVQGAYEVDMETLDA from the coding sequence GTGGCAGCCCCGACCGACACCTCCTACAACGCAGCTCACCTCCTGGTCCTCGAAGGCCTCGAGGCGGTGCGCAAGCGGCCCGGCATGTACATCGGGTCCACCGACACCCGCGGCCTGATGCACTGCCTGTGGGAGCTCATCGACAACGGGGTGGACGAGGCGCTCGCCGGCGCCGCGCACCGCGTCGAGGTGACGCTGCACGCCGACGACTCGGTGGAGGTCATCGACGACGGCCGCGGCATCCCCACCGACAAGGAGCCCAAGACCGGGCTCCCGGGCGTCGAGGTGGTCGCCACCAAGCTGCACGCCGGAGGGAAGTTCGGCGGGGGGTCCTACGTCGCCACCGGTGGGCTGCACGGGGTGGGCCTCTCGGTGGTCAACGCGCTCTCCTCGCGGATGGACATCGATGTCGACCGGAGCCCTGCCCAGCAGGGACTGAGCTTCCAGCGCGGGGTTCCGGGAGTCTTCGAGGGTGAGGGGCCGCAGGCCGGGTTCACCGCCAGGTCGGGCCTGACCCGCAAGGGCCGACGGGTGGCGAAGGGCCGCACCGGCACCACCGTGCGCTTCTGGCCGGACCGACAGATCTTCACCCGCGACGCCACCTTCGTGTTCGAGGACCTGGTGACCAGGGCCCGCCAGACCTCCTACATCGTGCCGGGGCTGGAGCTGGTGATCCGCGACATGCGCGGCGACCAGCCCGTGGAGGAGAAGTTCCGCCACGACGGGGGCATCTCGGAGTTCGCGGAGTTCCTGTCGGTGGGGGAGCCCGTCACCGACGTGCTGCGGCTCCAGGGGTCCGAGACCTTCAAGGAGACCGTGCCCCTGCTCGACGACAAGGGGCACATGACCCCGCAGGAGGTGACGCGCGAGCTCGGCGTGGACGTCGCCCTCCGCTGGACGATGGGCTACGACACCGAGGTCCGGTCCTACGTGAACGTGATCGCCACGCCCAAGGGCGGGACGCACGTGAGCGGGTTCGAGCAGGCGGTCACCAAGACGTTCAACGACGTGATGCGGGCGACCAAGGCGCTCAAGGTCGGCGACCAGGACGTCATCAAGGACGACGTGCTCGAGGGGCTCACCGCGGTGGTCACCGTGCGTCTGGCCGAGCCGCAGTTCGAGGGCCAGACCAAGGAGATCCTCGGGACCCCGGCCGCCCGCGCGATCGTGCGCAAGGTCGTCTCCTCCGAGCTCAAGGCGTTCCTCACCTCCACCAAGCGTGGCGAGAAGTCCCAGGCCAAGCTGGTCATGGACAAGGTGGTGGGCGCTTCCAAGACGCGCATCGCGGCACGGCAGCACAAGGAGACCCAGCGCCGCAAGAACGCCCTGGAGTCCTCCGCCCTGCCTGCGAAGCTGGCAGACTGCCGTTCTGGCGACAACGAGCGCACGGAGCTCTTCATCGTCGAGGGGGACTCCGCGCTGGGCACCGCCAAGATGGCGCGCGACTCCGAGTACCAGGCCCTGCTGCCCATCCGCGGCAAGATCCTCAACGTCCAGAAGGCCTCGGTCACCGACATGCTCAAGAACACCGAGTGCGCGGCGATCATCCAGGTCGTCGGCGCCGGGTCGGGCCGGAGCTTCGACCTGGAGGCGCGGCGCTACGGTCGCATCATCTTCATGGCGGACGCCGACTCCGACGGCGCGCACATCCGCTGCCTGCTGGCCACCCTGTTCTTCAAGTACATGCCCGATCTGCTGACCGCGGGCCGGGTCTACACCGCGGTCCCGCCCCTGCACCGGATCGAGCTCACCAACCCGCGCAAGAGCATGGACAAGTACGTCTACACCTACTCAGACGACGAGCTGCACCGTCGCCTGGCCGAGCTGAAGAAGAAGAACCTCGGCTACAAGGACCCGCCGCAGCGCTACAAGGGTCTCGGCGAGATGGACGCCGACCAGCTGCAGGAGACGACGATGGACCCCCGCCACCGCACCCTGCGGCGGCTGACGGTCGACGACGCCGCGATCGCCGCGGACGTCTTCGAGCTGCTGATGGGCTCCGACGTCGCCCCGCGCAAGGAGTTCATCGTGCAGGGCGCCTACGAGGTCGACATGGAGACCCTGGACGCCTGA
- a CDS encoding beta-class carbonic anhydrase — MADFDDLMEANRAFAANFDLGGFDGKAHAGVAIVTCMDSRIDPLAMLGLHHGDAKIFRNPGGRVTPQALEALVLGAHLLGVERVLIVPHTRCAMTQHSEAELREKIGESAGVDASWQTFGVIDDQVTRLREDVQKVRSHPLIPASIKVGGFVYDVDSGLMTPVP; from the coding sequence GTGGCTGACTTCGACGACCTGATGGAGGCGAACCGCGCGTTCGCAGCGAACTTCGACCTGGGCGGCTTCGACGGCAAGGCTCATGCTGGCGTCGCCATCGTGACGTGCATGGACTCCCGGATCGACCCGTTGGCGATGCTGGGCCTGCACCACGGCGACGCCAAGATCTTCCGAAACCCCGGGGGCCGGGTCACCCCGCAGGCCCTGGAGGCCCTGGTGCTGGGGGCCCACCTGCTCGGCGTCGAGCGCGTGCTGATCGTCCCGCACACCAGGTGTGCGATGACGCAGCACTCCGAGGCGGAGCTGCGCGAGAAGATCGGCGAGTCCGCCGGCGTCGACGCCTCGTGGCAGACCTTCGGCGTCATCGACGACCAGGTGACCCGACTGCGCGAGGACGTGCAGAAGGTGCGGTCCCACCCGCTCATCCCCGCCTCCATCAAGGTGGGCGGCTTCGTGTACGACGTCGACTCGGGGCTCATGACGCCCGTGCCGTGA